The nucleotide window GTCACCGCGCCGGCGTGGAGTCGTACCTCGAAGACCCGAGCGGGCTGCCGGCGATGGAGTCGCTCGTCGGCGAGGCCGACTCCGGTGGCGTGCCGTGGGGGAAGCTGATCGGCTTCGGGATCACCGCCGCCTTCGTCGGCTTCTTCGTCCTGCTCGCGATGGCGGGCGTCCGGAACACGGAGCTGTTGCGGCTGTTCGCGGCGTGGTTCCTCATCAACGGCGTGTTCGCGGCCGGGCTGGCGAAGCTGGCGGGCGCGCGGTGGCGGTCGGCGGGCGTCGGCGGGCTCGTCGCCTGGATGACCTCGGTCAACCCGTTGCTCGCACCCGGGTGGTTCACGGGCTACGTGGAACTGCGCCACCTCACCGTCAACGTCTCCGACGTCGGCACGCTGAACGAACTGTTGTCCGACGAGACGCGACCGCTCCGGGAGATCGTCGCCGACATGTTGGACGTCCCGTTGTTCCGGCTGATCGTCGTCGTCGCCATGACGAACGTCGGCAGCGTGATCGCCAGCGTGCTGTTCGCGGCGTACGTTCTGCCGGCGTTCTCGGCGTCGTTGGACGCCGGCGTGGCGGAGCTGATGGTCCGCGGGGCGCGAAACAGCGCCGAACTGTTGTGGGGGGCGGTGGCGTGAGCGGGCGGACGGCCGCGGCCGTCCAGTTCTCTCGGCGGGAACTCGCCGACCTGGCGGTCGCCTGGATCGCCCTGAGTGTCGCATTCGGCGTGTTCTTCTACGGCGGCGGACGGCTGGTCGCGGAGACGCTCCGGGCCGGCCGGATCGGTCCGCTCGTCGAGATTACGACCCTATCGGCGCTGACGGCGGGAGTCGGTTTCCTGTTGCACGAACTCGGCCACAAGGTCGTCGCCGTCCGGTTCGGCCAACGGGCCGCCTTCCGGGCGGACTACGGGATGCTGTTCCTGGCGGTCGTGTCCGCGCTCGCGGGGTTCCTGTTCGCGGCTCCGGGTGCGGTCCACCACAGCGGCCGGATCACCCGCCGGGAGCACGGCCTGATCGCGCTGGCCGGTCCGGTCGTCAACCTCGGGCTGGCGGCGTTGTTCTGTGGGCTGTGGATCGGCGGCGGCGCCGCCGACGTGACGATCCTCAGACAGATCGGTCAGTGGGGGCTGGCGGTCAACCTCGCGCTGGCGGCGTTCAACATGCTGCCGTTCGGCCCGTTGGACGGCGCGACGATCCGCGACTGGAGCACAGTCGTCTGGGTGGCGGTGACGCTGCCGGCCGTCGGGCTGGCGGCGTTGGTGTTGCTGGAGCTCAACCTCCTGTAGCCGGGAGCACCGCCAGCGCAACCAACCCGGCCGCGACCCCGAGCCCGACGGCGTCGGCCGGACCGAATCGGAGCCTGGGGAGCGTCGGGTTCCAGGCGAGACACCGCACTCGGAGCGCGTCGGCCAGCCGGTCGGCCCGGCGGAGCGTCCGGACGAGACTCGTCGCCGTGAGCAGCCGCATCCGGTCGGCCAGGGGGCGTTCGGCGCCGAGTCGCAGCCGCATCGCCGCCCGGGTGGCCCGAAGCTCCCGGCGGATCAACGGGAGAAACCGGAACACGAGCCCGAGCGCGACCCCCAGGAGCCGTCCGGCACGGCCGGGGACGAGCCGTTGGACGGCCGCCTCCGACTCCCGGACGGGGGTCGTCCGGACGTACAGCGCGCCGACCGCGAGCAAGAGGAGGGTGCGGTAGCTCGCCAACGCCGGCCCGACGGCGTCCCCGGGGACGAGCCACGGCTCGCCCAGTCGGGCGGCCGCGAACGCCGGCCCGACGACCAGGAACGGGGTGAGGAAGACGTACGGCCGCAGGAGCGCGACCGGCGACACGCCGACCGAGAAGACGGCGACGGCGACGAGCACGGTCGCGGTCGCCAGTCCCCGTGGCGTGGTGTGAGCGAAGACGGCCGCCGCGAACCCGGCCTGGAGTGCCAGCTTCGTCCGGGGGTCCAGCCGACTCACGGCTCTGGAACGGCGACTCCCAGCTCGGGCAGTCGGTCGCGGACGGCGGCGGGTGGGCCGGACGCGGCGACACGCCCGTCCGCGAGAACGGTGACACAGTCGACGGCCGAGAGCAGTCCAC belongs to Halobaculum sp. MBLA0143 and includes:
- a CDS encoding metalloprotease, with translation MSGRTAAAVQFSRRELADLAVAWIALSVAFGVFFYGGGRLVAETLRAGRIGPLVEITTLSALTAGVGFLLHELGHKVVAVRFGQRAAFRADYGMLFLAVVSALAGFLFAAPGAVHHSGRITRREHGLIALAGPVVNLGLAALFCGLWIGGGAADVTILRQIGQWGLAVNLALAAFNMLPFGPLDGATIRDWSTVVWVAVTLPAVGLAALVLLELNLL
- a CDS encoding energy-coupling factor transporter transmembrane protein EcfT, which gives rise to MSRLDPRTKLALQAGFAAAVFAHTTPRGLATATVLVAVAVFSVGVSPVALLRPYVFLTPFLVVGPAFAAARLGEPWLVPGDAVGPALASYRTLLLLAVGALYVRTTPVRESEAAVQRLVPGRAGRLLGVALGLVFRFLPLIRRELRATRAAMRLRLGAERPLADRMRLLTATSLVRTLRRADRLADALRVRCLAWNPTLPRLRFGPADAVGLGVAAGLVALAVLPATGG